One stretch of Psilocybe cubensis strain MGC-MH-2018 chromosome 6, whole genome shotgun sequence DNA includes these proteins:
- a CDS encoding Serine/threonine-protein kinase ark1: protein MFKFQPWQDGTTSTDSNNFGVRQWQSNISPPPLTQTNQPAMNTVGSVTKQIAAMEISSKKQIPASGSSNKLPTKLGAQPSVTKLLTKYGAPNPFTNASNKPTNPSSLRNPVPNSSSSTAHKQGHSAQPSIDIGSYDGGLERDNEKRGERVYGEAAEELALDSSVSKRNPTREWTLHDFDMGRPLGKGKFGRVYMVRTKAEPKYIVALKTLYKSEIVQSKVEKQIRREIEIQQNLRHPNILRLYGYFHDEKRIFLMLEFAGKGELYKQLSKLNRFSERRSSRYIDQMADALIYLHSKHVIHRDIKPENLLIGINGELKIGDFGWSVHAPGNRRMTLCGTLDYLPPEMVEGKEHNEKVDYWALGVLTYEFVSGFPPFEDRDSVNNTYRRIARVDLKFEDKHVRLSEEVKDLITRLLRYEPQKRLPLTEVLKHPWIVKYRPKERESA, encoded by the exons ATGTTCAAATTCCAACCGTGGC AAGACGGCACAACCTCGACCGATTCAAACAATTTTGGAGTTCGACAG TGGCAATCAAACATTTCACCCCCTCCCCTTACTCAGACGAATCAACCAGCCATGAACACAGTTGGATCAGTGACCAAGCAAATTGCTGCAATGGAAATTTCCAGCAAGAAGCAAATTCCAGCAAGTGGTTCGTCTAACAAGTTACCAACAAAGCTGGGAGCACAGCCAAGTGTGACGAAATTGCTCACTAAATACGGTGCCCCGAACCCATTCACAAACGCATCCAACAAACCAACAAATCCTTCTTCCCTGCGAAACCCCGTTCCCAACTCCTCAAGCTCTACGGCACACAAACAGGGACACTCTGCACAACCTTCAATTGATATCGGAAGCTACGACGGTGGTCTCGAACGAGATAACGAGAAACGAGGAGAGCGAGTGTATGGAGAGGCGGCTGAGGAGCTTGCACTTGACTCCAGTGTCTCAAA GCGAAATCCCACTCGTGAATGGACCCTCCACGACTTTGACATGGGCCGGCCACTGGGCAAGGGCAAATTTGGACGAGTGTACATGGTCCGAACCAAAGCTGAGCCCAAATACATCGTCGCTTTGAAGACTCTATACAAGTCCGAAATCGTCCAATCCAAAGTCGAGAAACAGATTCGACGAGAAATTGAAATCCAACAAAACCTGCGCCACCCCAACATTCTCCGTCTCTACGGCTACTTCCACGATGAGAAGCGTATCTTCTTGATGCTTGAGTTTGCTGGCAAGGGCGAGCTGTACAAGCAGCTCTCCAAGCTTAATAGGTTCTCGGAAAGGCGCAGCTCACGCTATATCGACCAAATGGCAGACGCGCTCATCTACCTTCACTCGAAGCATGTTATTCACCGCGACATCAAGCCAGAGAATTTGCTCATTGGCATCAATGGAGAACTCAAGATTGGTGACTTTGGCTGGAGTGTTCATGCTCCTGGTAACAGGCGCATGACGCTTTGCGGGACCCTAGACTATTTGCCACCTGAGATGGTGGAGGGCAAGGAGCACAACGAGAAAGTGGACTACTGGGCCCTCGGTGTTCTGACATATGAATTTGTTTCCGGCTTCCCACCTTTCGAAGACCGCGATAGCGTCAACA ACACCTACCGTCGAATCGCGAGGGTGGATCTGAAGTTTGAAGACAAGCACGTCCGGCTTTCTGAAGAAGTGAAGGATTTGATTACCAGA TTACTCCGCTACGAACCTCAGAAGCGCCTACCACTAACCGAAGTACTGAAACACCCATGGATCGTAAAGTACAGGCccaaagaaagggaaagtgCTTGA
- a CDS encoding putative pectinesterase/pectinesterase inhibitor 7, with protein sequence MICQVQKPAGVSPLHGCPKGTIFVSQDTNDKNAHFHSVQEAVLSLPETGSATILIAAGEYQEVVNVTRTGPLTLLGQLPLEALLTIDQPFADTSKSPFNQNLVKIWSNSFVHTGMDDAQSAVLLVAPSFDASLIGAGPTGAPLQPLFGNVDFKAYNIDFENRAANFSISQALVTDISYANASFYGCSFASFQDTWYTGRNGSTYVVDSIIYGQTDYLFGFGTAWFQNVILANRACGGGLVAWKGTNLTDAPGNRYGAYIADSTIVRSPDANATTVTADKCFLGRPWNDLATTVYLRTFMDDSIRPEGWTPFDSARPVIMNTTFYAEFDSTGPGGNTSARIPLEHILTAEQAKDFTIDKVFLEHPKWIDFEYLF encoded by the exons ATGATTTGTCAGGTACAAAAGCCTGCGGGCGTCTCGCCTCTACATGGCTGTCCCAAAGGAACCATCTTCGTGTCCCAAGATACCAATGACAAAAATGCGCATTTTCATAGTGTCCAAGAAGCTGTTCTTTCTCT TCCAGAAACTGGATCAGCTACAATTCTCATCGCAGCAGGTGAATATCAGGAGGTAGTCAATGTAACACGGACGGGACCCCTCACTCTTCTC GGCCAACTCCCACTCGAAGCCCTTCTCACAATCGACCAGCCTTTCGCCGACACATCAAAATCACCTTTTAACCAAAACCTCGTCAAGATCTGGAGCAACTCATTTGTGCACACGGGCATGGACGACGCGCAGTCCGCCGTCCTGCTCGTCGCACCGTCGTTCGACGCGTCGCTGATTGGCGCCGGCCCGACTGGCGCCCCTCTCCAGCCGCTCTTTGGGAACGTGGATTTTAAAGCGTACAATATCGATTTTGAGAATCGTGca GCAAACTTCTCGATATCGCAAGCGCTGGTGACTGATATCTCGTATGCGAATGCCTCGTTTTACGGGTGCTCGTTTGCGAGTTTCCAGGACACATGGTATACGGGTCGGAATGGAAGCACATACGTTGTCGACAGCATCATCTACGGACAGACTGACT ATCTCTTTGGGTTCGGGACCGC TTGGTTCCAGAACGTCATACTGGCCAACCGTGCATGCGGAGGCGGACTTGTCGCCTGGAAAGGCACCAACCTGACAGACGCCCCAGGAAACCGCTACGGCGCATACATCGCAGATTCAACAATCGTCCGT TCTCCAGATGCTAACGCAACAACAGTGACTGCCGATAAATGTTTTCTAG GGCGGCCATGGAATGACCTTGCTACCACTGTGTATTTGAGGACCTTTATGGACGACAGCATTCGACCTGAAGGGTGGACGCCGTTCGACAGTGCAAG GCCTGTCATAATGAACACAACCTTCTACGCCGAATTTGATTCGACAG GGCCTGGCGGAAACACATCGGCAAGGATCCCACTCGAGCACATCTTGACCGCCGAGCAGGCAAAGGACTTTACGATCGACAAAGTCTTTCTCGAACATCCTAAGTGGATCGACTTCGAGTATCTGTTCTAA